A stretch of the Proteus sp. ZN5 genome encodes the following:
- the ureG gene encoding urease accessory protein UreG, which yields MQEYNQPLRIGVGGPVGSGKTALLEVLCKAMRDTYEIAVVTNDIYTQEDAKILTRAEALDADRIIGVETGGCPHTAIREDASMNLAAVEELAMRHKNLDIVFVESGGDNLSATFSPELADLTIYVIDVAEGEKIPRKGGPGITHSDLLVINKIDLAPYVGASLEVMEADTARMRPVKPYVFTNLKEKVGLETIIDFIIDKGMLRR from the coding sequence ATGCAAGAATATAATCAGCCACTCCGTATTGGTGTTGGTGGCCCTGTTGGATCAGGAAAAACGGCACTGTTAGAAGTTCTTTGTAAAGCAATGCGCGACACTTATGAAATCGCAGTGGTCACTAACGATATTTATACTCAAGAAGATGCCAAGATCTTAACGCGAGCTGAGGCATTAGATGCGGATCGTATTATTGGTGTCGAAACAGGCGGTTGTCCTCATACTGCTATCCGAGAGGATGCATCAATGAACCTTGCGGCGGTTGAAGAATTAGCAATGCGCCACAAAAATCTTGATATCGTTTTTGTGGAAAGTGGTGGTGATAACTTAAGTGCGACATTTAGCCCAGAGCTTGCTGATTTAACCATTTATGTGATTGACGTGGCTGAAGGGGAAAAAATTCCACGCAAAGGCGGCCCCGGTATTACGCATTCAGATCTTTTAGTGATTAATAAAATCGATCTGGCACCTTATGTGGGTGCATCGCTAGAAGTGATGGAAGCAGACACAGCAAGAATGCGTCCTGTGAAGCCTTATGTTTTCACAAATCTAAAAGAAAAAGTAGGCTTGGAAACTATTATCGATTTTATCATTGATAAAGGTATGCTAAGACGCTAA
- a CDS encoding YraN family protein, which yields MIFSKSPYFLGLYYEQKALKYLRQQGLILIERNVRYPCGEIDLIMQEKRTWVFVEVRFRRNILFGDAISSITASKRRRLWRTAKCWLAQRQESIETSDCRFDICAFNQRQLIWLKNILDYTEFIR from the coding sequence ATGATTTTTTCTAAAAGTCCTTATTTTTTAGGGCTATACTATGAGCAAAAAGCGCTAAAATATTTACGCCAACAAGGATTAATATTGATTGAGCGTAATGTCCGATATCCCTGTGGAGAAATTGATCTTATTATGCAGGAAAAGAGGACATGGGTATTTGTTGAGGTTCGTTTTAGACGTAACATCTTATTTGGTGATGCAATAAGTTCTATTACTGCCTCAAAACGGCGACGCTTATGGCGCACAGCAAAATGTTGGTTAGCACAACGCCAAGAAAGTATCGAGACTTCAGACTGTCGTTTTGATATTTGTGCATTTAATCAACGCCAGTTAATATGGTTAAAAAACATTCTCGATTATACGGAATTTATTCGTTAA
- a CDS encoding pirin family protein gives MIKYRTAQQCGKADYGWLQARYTFSFGHYFDPHFLDYGTLRVLNQEVLAPNSEFKAKTYPHVDVVNLILQGEATYLDNMGRTVTAKENECLLISPHNTDTYIEKNSSPDTPLTRIQLWLNACPQQESLASQKLILDENLKYQLLASPTGDDGSLMLRQTIWLYHIHLQAGDEITLPIKGQKGFLQSIKGGTYLQTSTQENGQIQCGDGAFIQDSHNITLKSSAEFRGLFIDIIS, from the coding sequence ATGATAAAATACAGAACAGCACAACAGTGTGGTAAAGCGGATTATGGTTGGCTACAAGCTCGCTACACATTTTCCTTTGGCCACTACTTTGACCCTCATTTTTTAGACTATGGCACGCTAAGAGTTCTTAACCAAGAAGTGCTTGCTCCAAATTCTGAATTTAAAGCAAAGACCTATCCTCATGTGGATGTGGTTAATCTTATTCTTCAAGGGGAAGCAACATACCTTGATAATATGGGACGGACAGTCACAGCAAAAGAAAATGAGTGCTTACTTATTTCACCGCATAATACTGATACATATATAGAGAAAAACAGTAGTCCTGATACGCCATTAACCCGTATCCAGTTGTGGCTAAATGCATGTCCACAACAAGAAAGTTTAGCTTCACAAAAATTGATATTAGATGAAAATTTAAAATATCAATTATTAGCTTCGCCTACGGGTGATGATGGTTCATTAATGTTAAGGCAAACCATTTGGCTTTATCATATTCATTTGCAAGCGGGTGATGAAATCACACTACCAATAAAAGGACAAAAAGGCTTTTTACAATCCATAAAAGGTGGCACCTATTTGCAAACATCAACACAAGAAAATGGGCAAATCCAGTGTGGTGATGGAGCTTTTATTCAAGATAGCCATAATATTACATTGAAAAGCTCGGCTGAGTTTCGTGGCTTATTTATTGATATTATCTCGTGA
- the rsmI gene encoding 16S rRNA (cytidine(1402)-2'-O)-methyltransferase: MNQPNRAAVTTSTLYIVPTPIGNLGDITQRALDVLSHVDLIAAEDTRHTGLLLQHFAINARLYALHDHNEQQKADQLISKLQQGLSIALVSDAGTPLINDPGYHLVNQCRKNGINVVPLPGACAAITALSAAGLPSDRFCYEGFLPAKTKSRQDCLRALSEEPRTLIFYESTHRLLDSLADMVTVWGEDRYVVLARELTKTWETIQGMPVGELLKWVLEDENRRKGEMVLIVEGYEKPVDDDFSPEVLRTLAILQKELPLKKAAAVTAEIYGVKKNALYKHVIEQNGEVQDE, from the coding sequence ATGAATCAACCTAATCGAGCAGCGGTAACGACATCCACACTGTACATAGTACCCACACCTATTGGTAATCTGGGCGATATCACCCAGCGGGCACTTGATGTGCTGTCTCATGTCGATTTAATTGCTGCAGAAGATACCCGTCATACAGGGCTTCTATTACAGCACTTTGCCATTAACGCACGTTTGTATGCGTTACATGATCATAATGAACAGCAAAAAGCAGATCAATTAATTAGCAAATTACAACAGGGGCTAAGTATCGCATTAGTCTCTGATGCAGGTACACCATTAATTAACGATCCTGGCTATCATTTAGTCAATCAATGTCGCAAGAATGGCATAAATGTCGTGCCATTACCCGGCGCTTGTGCTGCTATTACGGCACTGTCCGCGGCAGGGCTTCCTTCAGATCGCTTCTGTTACGAAGGCTTTTTGCCTGCAAAAACAAAGAGTCGTCAGGATTGTTTACGTGCATTATCAGAAGAGCCTCGTACATTGATTTTTTATGAATCAACACATCGGCTGTTAGATAGTTTAGCTGATATGGTGACAGTTTGGGGTGAAGATCGCTACGTAGTCTTAGCGAGAGAGCTCACAAAAACGTGGGAAACCATTCAAGGTATGCCTGTTGGTGAATTACTTAAATGGGTTCTTGAAGATGAAAACCGCCGTAAAGGTGAAATGGTATTAATTGTTGAGGGTTATGAAAAACCCGTTGATGACGATTTTTCTCCTGAAGTATTACGGACATTGGCGATTTTACAAAAAGAATTACCTCTGAAAAAAGCAGCCGCAGTCACTGCGGAAATTTATGGTGTGAAGAAAAATGCACTCTATAAGCATGTCATTGAGCAAAATGGTGAAGTTCAAGACGAGTAA
- a CDS encoding DUF4123 domain-containing protein → MNKISRLASIPYELDLDKESKLKKITSYLFNGIPFSRYGDKHIIKGNEVIDSHVWTIIDAIKRPDIAILLDIFETEYCCLWKGKSAENYSYYAPYLVKLKLEHPFTNWLFDNSVENPIGIYLRSRLSLNELSYQLRKFNQVFDEETNSWLMFRYYDPLTVKKLLPYLPVKDYIQFMDNILFILADDIKSNQILILQ, encoded by the coding sequence ATGAATAAAATATCTCGTTTAGCTTCTATTCCTTATGAATTAGATCTGGATAAAGAAAGTAAATTAAAAAAAATAACATCGTATTTATTTAATGGCATTCCTTTTTCTCGTTATGGCGATAAACATATTATAAAAGGAAATGAAGTTATTGATAGCCATGTTTGGACTATTATTGATGCAATAAAACGGCCAGATATTGCTATTTTACTTGATATATTTGAAACAGAATACTGTTGCCTTTGGAAAGGAAAGAGTGCTGAAAATTATTCTTACTATGCTCCCTATTTAGTTAAATTAAAATTAGAGCATCCTTTCACCAATTGGCTATTTGATAATAGTGTTGAAAATCCCATCGGGATCTATTTACGCTCACGATTATCTTTAAACGAATTATCATACCAATTACGTAAATTTAATCAGGTTTTTGATGAGGAAACAAATAGCTGGTTAATGTTTAGATATTATGATCCCTTAACAGTAAAAAAATTATTACCTTACCTACCGGTTAAGGACTATATCCAATTTATGGATAATATCCTATTTATTTTAGCGGATGATATCAAATCTAACCAAATTTTAATATTACAATAA
- the ureE gene encoding urease accessory protein UreE yields MKRFTQLIDKQKALEVVTPEIQTLTLCLTMDERTKSRLKVTLSDGQEAGLFLPRGTVLKEGDILLSEDNTLVTIEAAKEQVSTVYSDDPLLLARVCYHLGNRHVPLQIEAGWCRYFHDHVLDDMARGLGANVVVELEKYQPEPGAYGGSSGGHHHHSHDDHHHHH; encoded by the coding sequence ATGAAAAGATTTACTCAACTTATTGATAAACAAAAAGCACTTGAAGTAGTAACACCAGAAATACAAACTCTTACTTTATGCTTAACGATGGATGAAAGAACCAAAAGTCGTTTAAAAGTGACATTAAGTGATGGGCAAGAAGCTGGGCTATTTTTGCCTCGCGGTACGGTGCTAAAAGAGGGTGATATCTTACTGTCAGAAGATAATACGCTAGTCACAATTGAAGCGGCAAAAGAGCAAGTTTCAACGGTATATAGTGATGATCCGCTATTGTTGGCTCGTGTTTGTTACCACTTAGGCAATCGTCATGTTCCATTACAAATCGAAGCGGGTTGGTGTCGTTATTTTCATGACCATGTTTTAGATGATATGGCGAGAGGTTTAGGCGCCAATGTGGTTGTGGAATTAGAGAAATATCAACCTGAGCCGGGCGCTTATGGTGGATCGTCAGGTGGTCATCATCATCACTCTCATGACGATCATCACCATCATCACTAA
- the ureC gene encoding urease subunit alpha, with protein MKTISRQAYADMFGPTTGDRLRLADTELFLEIEKDFTTYGEEVKFGGGKVIRDGMGQSQVVNAECVDVLITNAIILDHWGIVKADIGIKDGRIVGIGKAGNPDVQPNVDIVVGPATEVVAGEGKIVTAGGVDTHIHFICPQQAQEGLVSGVTTFIGGGTGPVAGTNATTVTPGIWNMHRMLEAVDELPINVGLFGKGCVSQPEAVREQIEAGAIGLKIHEDWGATPMAIHNCLNVADEMDVQVAIHSDTLNEGGFYEETVKAIAGRVIHVFHTEGAGGGHAPDVIKSVGEPNILPASTNPTMPYTINTVDEHLDMLMVCHHLDPSIPEDVAFAESRIRRETIAAEDILHDMGAISVMSSDSQAMGRVGEVILRTWQCAHKMKLQRGTLDGDTAESDNHRIKRYVAKYTINPALAHGIAHEVGSIEKGKLADLVLWDPAFFGVKPALIMKGGMVAYAPMGDINAAIPTPQPVHYRPMYACLGKAKYQTSMIFMSKAGIDAGVPEKLGLKSLIGRVKGCRNITKASMIHNSYVPHIELDPQTYIVKADGVPLVCEPATQLPMAQRYFLF; from the coding sequence ATGAAAACTATCTCACGTCAAGCTTATGCAGATATGTTTGGTCCAACAACGGGCGACCGTCTGCGATTAGCCGATACTGAGCTTTTTCTCGAAATTGAAAAAGACTTCACCACTTATGGCGAAGAGGTCAAATTTGGTGGTGGTAAAGTTATTCGCGATGGCATGGGGCAAAGCCAAGTTGTCAATGCTGAATGTGTCGATGTGCTTATTACAAACGCCATTATTTTAGATCATTGGGGTATTGTAAAAGCGGATATCGGTATTAAAGATGGCCGCATTGTGGGTATCGGTAAAGCGGGTAATCCTGATGTTCAACCTAATGTGGATATTGTTGTAGGGCCTGCCACAGAAGTGGTTGCAGGTGAAGGCAAAATTGTTACCGCTGGTGGCGTTGATACGCATATTCACTTTATCTGCCCTCAACAAGCACAAGAAGGTTTAGTGTCTGGTGTCACCACCTTTATTGGTGGTGGTACAGGGCCTGTTGCTGGAACAAATGCAACCACAGTAACGCCAGGTATTTGGAATATGCACCGCATGTTAGAAGCCGTTGATGAATTGCCTATTAATGTGGGTTTATTCGGTAAAGGCTGTGTGAGTCAACCAGAAGCCGTTCGCGAGCAAATTGAAGCTGGTGCTATTGGTTTAAAAATCCATGAAGACTGGGGTGCAACACCAATGGCAATTCATAACTGCCTTAATGTTGCCGACGAAATGGATGTGCAAGTTGCTATTCACTCTGACACCTTAAATGAAGGGGGTTTCTACGAGGAAACCGTGAAAGCGATAGCTGGGCGTGTGATCCACGTTTTCCACACAGAAGGTGCAGGCGGTGGGCACGCACCTGACGTGATTAAGTCAGTCGGTGAGCCGAATATTTTGCCTGCTTCTACTAACCCAACAATGCCTTATACCATTAACACTGTAGATGAGCATCTTGATATGTTGATGGTTTGCCATCACCTTGATCCTTCTATTCCTGAAGATGTGGCTTTTGCTGAATCTCGTATCCGCCGCGAAACCATCGCAGCAGAAGATATCTTACATGATATGGGGGCTATTTCTGTTATGTCGTCAGACTCTCAGGCAATGGGACGCGTAGGTGAAGTGATCCTTCGTACTTGGCAATGTGCGCACAAAATGAAATTACAGCGCGGCACATTAGACGGTGATACCGCAGAAAGTGATAACCATCGTATTAAACGTTATGTGGCAAAATACACAATCAACCCTGCTTTAGCACATGGTATTGCACATGAAGTCGGCTCTATTGAGAAAGGGAAATTAGCGGATCTGGTTTTATGGGATCCGGCTTTCTTTGGCGTAAAACCGGCATTGATCATGAAAGGTGGTATGGTGGCTTATGCGCCAATGGGGGATATTAATGCGGCTATTCCAACGCCTCAGCCAGTGCATTATCGTCCAATGTATGCTTGCTTAGGTAAAGCGAAATATCAGACATCAATGATCTTTATGTCGAAAGCGGGGATCGACGCGGGTGTACCTGAAAAATTAGGCTTAAAGAGCTTAATTGGTCGTGTTAAAGGCTGTCGTAACATCACTAAAGCTTCGATGATCCACAATAGTTATGTGCCTCATATCGAGCTTGATCCTCAAACCTATATTGTGAAAGCTGATGGTGTGCCATTAGTGTGTGAACCTGCAACGCAATTACCAATGGCACAACGCTATTTCCTCTTTTGA
- a CDS encoding PAAR domain-containing protein: MRSKIQGRKIILKNDTTNTKGTVLSGSLLAKQTHEIACLGDEVYCPACQQKGKIIEGDTMMKINTIPVALEGHKVQCGCLKGCVLVAVE, from the coding sequence ATGCGTAGCAAAATCCAAGGACGAAAAATCATTTTAAAAAATGATACCACCAATACTAAAGGAACCGTATTAAGCGGTTCTTTATTAGCAAAACAAACACATGAAATTGCCTGTTTAGGCGATGAAGTTTATTGCCCTGCTTGTCAGCAAAAAGGCAAAATAATAGAAGGGGATACTATGATGAAAATAAACACTATTCCTGTCGCGTTAGAAGGGCATAAAGTGCAATGTGGTTGTTTAAAGGGTTGTGTATTAGTGGCAGTGGAGTGA
- a CDS encoding LysR family transcriptional regulator: MSKDKAITLESLRVMDAIDRRGSFAAAADELNRVPSALSYTMQKLEEDLDVVLFDRSGHRTKFTNVGRMLLDRGRILLEAADKLTSDAEALARGWEPHITIVCEALTPASRLFPLVDKLAEKSNTQLSLVTEVLAGAWESLESGKCDIVISPDMHFRTSSEINFRPLYNTTSVYVASPDHPIHNEPEPLAEETRLKYRGIAIADTARERPVLTVLLLDKQRRLTVSSIEDKRRALIAGLGVATMPIDLIEDDIKEGRLRVVGPEYHHENNIIMAWRRDSMGEAKSWCLREIPKLFASDKK; the protein is encoded by the coding sequence ATGAGTAAAGACAAAGCAATTACGTTGGAATCTTTACGAGTCATGGATGCCATTGATCGTAGAGGGAGTTTTGCAGCTGCGGCTGATGAACTAAATCGAGTTCCATCGGCGCTCAGTTATACCATGCAAAAATTAGAAGAAGATTTAGATGTTGTCCTTTTTGACCGTTCTGGCCATAGAACTAAATTTACCAATGTTGGCAGAATGCTTCTTGATAGAGGGCGCATATTACTTGAGGCTGCTGACAAATTAACGTCAGATGCAGAAGCCTTAGCAAGAGGTTGGGAGCCACATATTACTATCGTTTGTGAAGCACTCACTCCTGCATCTCGACTCTTTCCGTTGGTCGATAAATTAGCTGAAAAATCCAATACACAACTCTCGTTAGTAACAGAAGTCTTAGCGGGCGCTTGGGAAAGCTTAGAAAGCGGTAAATGTGATATTGTGATTTCACCAGATATGCATTTTCGTACCTCGTCTGAAATCAACTTTCGTCCTTTATACAATACCACCAGTGTTTACGTTGCCAGCCCAGATCACCCAATTCATAACGAACCAGAGCCATTAGCAGAAGAAACTCGTTTAAAATATCGGGGTATTGCGATTGCAGATACCGCAAGAGAACGCCCTGTATTGACAGTATTGCTGTTAGATAAACAGCGCCGTTTAACGGTCAGTTCTATTGAAGATAAACGCCGAGCATTAATTGCAGGTTTAGGTGTGGCGACAATGCCGATTGATTTAATTGAAGATGATATCAAAGAAGGGCGTTTACGTGTTGTTGGCCCTGAATATCACCATGAAAATAATATTATTATGGCATGGCGCAGAGATAGCATGGGCGAAGCTAAATCGTGGTGTCTGCGTGAGATCCCAAAACTCTTTGCAAGCGATAAAAAATAG
- a CDS encoding urease subunit beta: MIPGEIRVNQALGDIELNAGRETKTIQVANHGDRPVQVGSHYHFYEVNEALKFEREGTLGFRLNIPAGMAVRFEPGQSRTVELVAFAGKREIYGFHGKVMGKLESEKK; this comes from the coding sequence ATGATACCCGGTGAAATTAGAGTTAACCAAGCATTAGGCGACATCGAACTTAATGCTGGTCGAGAAACAAAAACAATACAAGTTGCCAATCATGGCGATAGACCCGTGCAAGTCGGCTCTCATTATCATTTTTATGAAGTGAATGAGGCGCTGAAATTTGAACGCGAAGGCACATTAGGTTTTCGTTTAAATATTCCAGCAGGCATGGCGGTTCGTTTTGAACCGGGTCAAAGTCGTACTGTTGAATTAGTGGCTTTTGCTGGAAAACGTGAAATTTACGGCTTTCATGGCAAGGTGATGGGTAAATTGGAGAGTGAGAAAAAATGA
- the dolP gene encoding division/outer membrane stress-associated lipid-binding lipoprotein, with the protein MKLLPITAVLCSALLLQGCIGAAVVGTAAVAGKTATDPRSLGQQVDDGTLEARVSGALNKNEQIKKSNSRIVATAYQGNILLTGQSPDMSVANTAKQVASKVEGVNNVYNEVRQGEPVTLGTASSDTWLTTKVRSQILGSDSVKSSSVKVITENGEVFLFGILTRQEGAAVAKIASETKGVVKVTTAFTYLN; encoded by the coding sequence ATGAAATTGCTTCCTATCACTGCAGTGCTATGTTCTGCACTTTTACTGCAAGGTTGTATCGGCGCAGCGGTTGTCGGCACTGCCGCAGTTGCGGGTAAAACTGCAACCGATCCTCGCTCATTAGGGCAACAAGTTGACGATGGTACATTGGAAGCACGTGTTTCTGGTGCTCTAAACAAAAACGAACAGATCAAGAAAAGCAATTCACGTATCGTCGCTACGGCTTATCAAGGCAATATTCTGTTAACTGGTCAAAGCCCTGATATGTCTGTTGCGAATACAGCAAAACAAGTTGCGAGTAAGGTTGAAGGTGTGAATAACGTCTACAACGAAGTTCGTCAAGGCGAACCTGTGACATTAGGTACAGCATCTTCAGATACATGGTTAACAACCAAAGTTCGCTCTCAAATTTTAGGCAGTGATTCAGTAAAATCTTCTTCTGTAAAAGTGATCACTGAAAATGGTGAAGTGTTCTTATTTGGTATTTTGACACGCCAAGAAGGGGCTGCGGTTGCAAAAATTGCTAGTGAAACTAAAGGTGTAGTAAAAGTAACCACTGCATTTACTTACCTTAACTGA
- a CDS encoding urease accessory protein UreF: MLADLRLYQLVSPSLPVGSFTYSQGLEWAIEKGWVCCPQTLADWLSTQMAGTLATLELPILRRLQENLAQAKMSEVKYWCNFIVASRETKELRQEERQRGIAFTRLLPQLDIELDETLQACVKQTQLMAFALAAVKWNISAEKLCCAYAWGWLENTVMSGVKLIPLGQSAGQKILFTLAEQIPVIVEQSAHWPTEDIGSFTPAQIIASSRHETQYTRLFRS; encoded by the coding sequence ATGCTTGCAGATCTGCGCTTATATCAATTAGTCAGTCCTTCTTTACCAGTGGGATCGTTTACTTATTCTCAAGGGTTAGAGTGGGCGATTGAAAAGGGCTGGGTTTGTTGTCCTCAAACATTAGCTGACTGGCTAAGTACCCAAATGGCTGGCACTTTAGCAACGTTAGAGCTCCCTATCTTACGGCGATTACAAGAAAATTTGGCTCAAGCCAAAATGAGTGAAGTGAAGTATTGGTGTAATTTTATTGTCGCAAGCCGTGAAACTAAAGAGTTGCGACAAGAAGAGCGCCAACGAGGTATTGCTTTTACTCGTTTACTTCCTCAATTAGATATTGAGTTAGATGAAACCTTACAAGCTTGTGTAAAACAGACGCAGCTTATGGCGTTTGCGTTAGCGGCTGTGAAATGGAATATTTCCGCTGAAAAATTATGTTGTGCTTACGCTTGGGGTTGGCTTGAAAATACGGTGATGTCAGGAGTGAAACTTATCCCTTTAGGGCAAAGTGCAGGACAGAAAATATTGTTTACATTAGCAGAGCAGATCCCTGTAATTGTTGAGCAATCCGCACATTGGCCCACTGAAGATATTGGAAGTTTTACACCTGCGCAAATTATTGCCAGTAGTCGCCATGAAACACAATACACTCGACTTTTTCGTTCATGA
- the diaA gene encoding DnaA initiator-associating protein DiaA, whose protein sequence is MLDRIKVCFTESIQTQIAAAEALPDAISRAAMMMVQSLLNGHKILSCGNGSSAATAQRFAASMIHRFETERPSLPALSLNTDSVVMTAIMGNQQHDEIYAKQVRALGQAGDVLLAISTHGNSRSIIKAVEAAVTRDMTIVALTGYDGGELAGLLGPQDVEIRIPSQRTVRIQEVQMLTVNCLCDLIDNTLFPHQDD, encoded by the coding sequence GTGCTTGATAGAATCAAAGTCTGCTTTACAGAGAGTATTCAAACTCAAATTGCAGCAGCAGAAGCATTACCAGATGCCATTTCCAGAGCCGCCATGATGATGGTTCAATCTTTGTTAAACGGCCATAAAATATTAAGCTGTGGAAACGGTAGCTCAGCAGCAACAGCACAGCGATTTGCCGCAAGCATGATCCATCGTTTTGAGACAGAGCGCCCAAGCTTGCCCGCATTATCGTTAAACACAGATAGCGTTGTGATGACTGCAATTATGGGGAATCAGCAGCACGATGAAATCTATGCAAAACAAGTGCGTGCATTAGGACAAGCTGGAGATGTGCTACTTGCTATCTCAACTCACGGTAACAGCAGAAGTATTATTAAAGCCGTTGAAGCCGCTGTTACACGAGATATGACCATTGTTGCATTAACAGGTTATGATGGCGGAGAGCTTGCCGGATTATTAGGCCCTCAAGACGTTGAAATTCGTATTCCATCTCAACGCACCGTCAGAATACAGGAAGTTCAGATGCTAACAGTCAATTGTCTCTGTGATTTAATTGATAATACATTATTCCCACATCAGGATGACTAA
- a CDS encoding penicillin-binding protein activator, which translates to MLSSIFVRFKTGLSYTAILSALIMSGCTLTGQQEQPLTPAAKAEMEMKQFQKVIDDAQGLASLDVIRAYIGLETLITDPQLHQKNIDDTWLTLTKLTPEQRRSVVIKADENTLQGWLDLLNTYEYNKDDADKLSAAVREWQTRYPRNPAALTLPASLLRLSQPSVSASSQIALLLPLTGQAKVFGEAIRQGFLDAQSGLPQPQAMPEPQAPKNDDSLNSILEELGIKNTETPTTDTAQETTENTQATQDEEKDSSTFSGNTTLRLDPVAQNSRQVIVYDTNSQSIDVLLKKVQQDGANLIVGPLLKPEVMKTIELQSGLPVLALNELDNIPSATTVCFFSLSPEDETRNAAQHLRQQQKANPLIIVPDNKFGQRMAQTFADEWQRTGGGTVLQQTFSSVESLKASINRGVGIRMTGTPVLPTANAPLPLETQSIPSAGGAIDSVYIIATSDELTLIKPMIDMAISTKKRPPIYVSSRSNQGGTGPDFRMEMDGIQFSDIPLMTGANLPLMQKASSKFANDYSLMRLYAMGIDAWSLANNYNDLTKGTLRFNGISGSLRVENNCTVYRQLPWMQFKQGKIEPVAQ; encoded by the coding sequence ATGCTTTCCTCAATTTTTGTGCGTTTTAAAACAGGTTTATCCTATACTGCGATACTCTCTGCGTTGATTATGTCAGGTTGTACCCTGACGGGGCAACAAGAACAACCTCTCACTCCAGCTGCAAAAGCAGAAATGGAGATGAAACAATTTCAAAAAGTGATTGATGACGCTCAAGGGCTGGCATCTTTAGATGTTATTAGAGCCTATATTGGGTTAGAAACGTTAATTACTGATCCTCAATTACATCAGAAAAATATTGATGATACATGGCTCACGCTAACCAAACTTACACCAGAGCAACGCCGTAGTGTTGTTATCAAAGCAGATGAGAATACACTGCAAGGTTGGTTAGATTTACTGAATACCTATGAATACAACAAAGACGATGCGGATAAGTTATCAGCAGCAGTCAGAGAATGGCAGACTCGCTATCCTCGTAATCCAGCTGCCTTAACACTTCCAGCATCATTATTGCGTCTTTCTCAGCCTTCAGTGAGTGCAAGTAGCCAAATCGCATTATTGTTACCTTTAACAGGGCAAGCGAAAGTCTTTGGTGAAGCTATTCGTCAAGGCTTCCTTGATGCGCAAAGTGGTTTACCACAGCCTCAAGCAATGCCTGAGCCACAAGCGCCTAAAAATGATGATAGCCTTAATTCAATTTTAGAAGAATTAGGTATCAAAAATACGGAAACACCAACGACAGATACCGCACAAGAAACAACTGAAAATACGCAAGCGACTCAAGATGAAGAAAAGGATAGCTCCACATTTTCAGGTAACACAACATTACGCTTAGATCCTGTTGCACAAAACTCTCGCCAAGTGATTGTTTATGATACCAATAGCCAATCTATCGACGTTTTACTGAAAAAAGTGCAGCAAGACGGTGCTAACTTAATTGTTGGCCCTCTGCTAAAACCTGAAGTCATGAAGACCATTGAGCTTCAAAGTGGCTTACCTGTATTAGCATTAAATGAATTAGATAACATTCCTTCAGCAACAACGGTGTGTTTCTTCTCTCTTTCCCCTGAAGATGAAACCCGTAATGCGGCACAACATTTACGTCAGCAACAAAAAGCAAACCCATTAATTATTGTTCCTGATAATAAATTTGGTCAAAGAATGGCGCAAACATTTGCTGATGAATGGCAACGCACTGGTGGTGGCACCGTTTTACAACAAACTTTTAGTTCTGTTGAAAGCTTAAAAGCCTCTATCAATCGTGGCGTCGGTATTCGCATGACAGGTACACCTGTTCTACCAACAGCAAATGCACCTTTACCATTAGAAACTCAATCTATTCCATCAGCAGGTGGGGCCATTGATTCGGTTTATATCATTGCGACTAGCGATGAATTAACTTTAATTAAGCCAATGATTGATATGGCGATCAGCACCAAAAAACGTCCACCAATTTATGTGAGTTCGCGTAGTAACCAAGGTGGAACAGGTCCTGATTTCCGTATGGAGATGGATGGTATTCAATTTAGTGATATTCCATTGATGACTGGTGCTAATTTGCCGTTAATGCAAAAAGCATCAAGCAAATTTGCGAACGATTACTCATTAATGCGTCTTTATGCAATGGGAATTGATGCATGGTCATTAGCAAACAATTACAATGATCTGACAAAAGGCACATTGCGTTTTAATGGTATTTCAGGCTCATTACGTGTTGAAAACAACTGTACTGTTTATAGACAACTTCCTTGGATGCAATTTAAACAAGGTAAGATTGAACCTGTTGCACAGTAA